A genomic stretch from Styela clava chromosome 5, kaStyClav1.hap1.2, whole genome shotgun sequence includes:
- the LOC120344345 gene encoding proton-coupled folate transporter-like isoform X2 — MVLYSAMVSESHNFTSNHSVKYCEEVDNVTHVSDNEQVIADEASKWSMYTKIVLYTSNAISSLIITAWSDSIGRKRALVFPLLGCLLSSTMQALIILFRLPLHFVVINALSYGLSGGYSTMIDVGTAYLSDTVQTEKRGRRYTILEVTSSLGGGLALMGTGYWIKYRGFVPSSFLLVGCSIVALILLPFLKTNKPGSHKLAAIEEVVQLKSEKLSVVGDETECTITEEKLDKNENSKQKPSVWIQIKEVKRIYSSDYSKCDICDDTTVNGKSLSECAHGGGYREGRVWRLWFYLMAFVTYMFVMNGIDIFQTMYFVSSPICFTPELVGAQNGIDACTIIFSPFIVIFYESILHMNSQTMLLTSITGRLLTSLLMFFANGATLVFVATSIGVFSSITTPYIRLRISSLVSTSEQGPTLALVSFATEIINASSVVFLVIYPSTLYISHGFTWLVTASILCCPLTLMIIVWITNKYGKNAPT, encoded by the exons ATGGTACTCTATTCAGCA ATGGTCTCTGAATCGCACAATTTTACTTCGAATCATTCCGTGAAATATTGCGAAGAAGTTGATAATGTCACACACGTAAGCGACAATGAACAAGTTATAGCAGACGAAGCTTCCAA GTGGTCAATGTACACGAAGATAGTTCTGTACACATCCAATGCAATTTCATCTTTAATTATAACAGCTTGGAGCGACAGCATTGGACGGAAACGAGCATTGGTCTTCCCTCTTTTGGGTTGTTTGCTTAGCTCGACTATGCAAGCATTGATCATATTATTCAG ATTGCCGCTGCATTTTGTTGTTATTAACGCCTTATCCTACGGCTTATCTGGTGGTTATTCGACTATGATCGACGTTGGTACTGCTTATCTCAGCGATACTGTTCAAACAGAAAAAAGAGGCAGGAG GTATACTATTTTGGAAGTTACATCGTCACTTGGTGGAGGTTTGGCGTTGATGGGAACTGGATACTGGATTAAATATCGCGGGTTTGTCCCGTCATCCTTCCTTCTTGTCGGTTGTAGCATTGTCGCCCTCATTTTGCTTCcttttctcaaaacaaataaaCCAGGGTCGCATAAGTTGGCCGCAATCGAGGAAGTCGTCCAATTAAAGTCTGAAAAACTTTCAGTTGTTGGAGATGAAACTGAATGTACAATTACTGAAGAGAAACttgacaaaaatgaaaattcaaaacaaaaaccgTCGGTTTGGATTCAAATTAAAGAAGTTAAAAGAATATATTCCTCGGATTATAGTAAATGCGATATTTGTGATGATACTACAGTTAATG GTAAATCTCTGAGCGAATGCGCACACGGAGGAGGATATAGGGAAGGACGGGTGTGGAGACTGTGGTTTTATTTAATGGCCTTTGTAACTTACATGTTTGTTATGAATGGAATCGATATTTTTCAAACAATGTATTTTGTCTCCAGCCCTATATGTTTTACTCCTGAACTTGTTGGAGCACAAAAC GGCATAGACGCATGCACCATTATATTCTCTCCTTTCATCGTCATTTTTTATGAGTCAATTCTACATATGAATAGTCAGACCATGTTATTAACTTCAATAACCGGGCGGCTTTTAACTTCACTGCTGATGTTTTTTGCAAATGGTGCTACATTAGTCTTCGTAG cCACAAGTATTGGCGTTTTCAGCAGTATAACTACTCCATACATCCGATTGAGAATCTCTAGTCTTGTGTCTACCTCTGAGCAAg GTCCCACTCTCGCATTAGTATCTTTTGCAACAGAAATCATCAACGCATCTTCTGTTGTATTTTTGGTGATTTATCCATCGACTTTATACATTTCTCATGGATTTACTTGGCTGGTGACCGCTTCTATTTTATGTTGTCCTCTCACGTTAATGAT AATCGTTTGGATTACAAACAAGTATGGAAAGAATGCACCAACTTGA
- the LOC120344345 gene encoding proton-coupled folate transporter-like isoform X1, translating into MGRFPIIETITFFASATFYTLHTIENEYIYQMVSESHNFTSNHSVKYCEEVDNVTHVSDNEQVIADEASKWSMYTKIVLYTSNAISSLIITAWSDSIGRKRALVFPLLGCLLSSTMQALIILFRLPLHFVVINALSYGLSGGYSTMIDVGTAYLSDTVQTEKRGRRYTILEVTSSLGGGLALMGTGYWIKYRGFVPSSFLLVGCSIVALILLPFLKTNKPGSHKLAAIEEVVQLKSEKLSVVGDETECTITEEKLDKNENSKQKPSVWIQIKEVKRIYSSDYSKCDICDDTTVNGKSLSECAHGGGYREGRVWRLWFYLMAFVTYMFVMNGIDIFQTMYFVSSPICFTPELVGAQNGIDACTIIFSPFIVIFYESILHMNSQTMLLTSITGRLLTSLLMFFANGATLVFVATSIGVFSSITTPYIRLRISSLVSTSEQGPTLALVSFATEIINASSVVFLVIYPSTLYISHGFTWLVTASILCCPLTLMIIVWITNKYGKNAPT; encoded by the exons ATGGGACGTTTCCCTATAATTGAAACAattacgttttttgcatctgCAACATTCTACACTCTACATACAATTGAGAATGAATATATTTATCAG ATGGTCTCTGAATCGCACAATTTTACTTCGAATCATTCCGTGAAATATTGCGAAGAAGTTGATAATGTCACACACGTAAGCGACAATGAACAAGTTATAGCAGACGAAGCTTCCAA GTGGTCAATGTACACGAAGATAGTTCTGTACACATCCAATGCAATTTCATCTTTAATTATAACAGCTTGGAGCGACAGCATTGGACGGAAACGAGCATTGGTCTTCCCTCTTTTGGGTTGTTTGCTTAGCTCGACTATGCAAGCATTGATCATATTATTCAG ATTGCCGCTGCATTTTGTTGTTATTAACGCCTTATCCTACGGCTTATCTGGTGGTTATTCGACTATGATCGACGTTGGTACTGCTTATCTCAGCGATACTGTTCAAACAGAAAAAAGAGGCAGGAG GTATACTATTTTGGAAGTTACATCGTCACTTGGTGGAGGTTTGGCGTTGATGGGAACTGGATACTGGATTAAATATCGCGGGTTTGTCCCGTCATCCTTCCTTCTTGTCGGTTGTAGCATTGTCGCCCTCATTTTGCTTCcttttctcaaaacaaataaaCCAGGGTCGCATAAGTTGGCCGCAATCGAGGAAGTCGTCCAATTAAAGTCTGAAAAACTTTCAGTTGTTGGAGATGAAACTGAATGTACAATTACTGAAGAGAAACttgacaaaaatgaaaattcaaaacaaaaaccgTCGGTTTGGATTCAAATTAAAGAAGTTAAAAGAATATATTCCTCGGATTATAGTAAATGCGATATTTGTGATGATACTACAGTTAATG GTAAATCTCTGAGCGAATGCGCACACGGAGGAGGATATAGGGAAGGACGGGTGTGGAGACTGTGGTTTTATTTAATGGCCTTTGTAACTTACATGTTTGTTATGAATGGAATCGATATTTTTCAAACAATGTATTTTGTCTCCAGCCCTATATGTTTTACTCCTGAACTTGTTGGAGCACAAAAC GGCATAGACGCATGCACCATTATATTCTCTCCTTTCATCGTCATTTTTTATGAGTCAATTCTACATATGAATAGTCAGACCATGTTATTAACTTCAATAACCGGGCGGCTTTTAACTTCACTGCTGATGTTTTTTGCAAATGGTGCTACATTAGTCTTCGTAG cCACAAGTATTGGCGTTTTCAGCAGTATAACTACTCCATACATCCGATTGAGAATCTCTAGTCTTGTGTCTACCTCTGAGCAAg GTCCCACTCTCGCATTAGTATCTTTTGCAACAGAAATCATCAACGCATCTTCTGTTGTATTTTTGGTGATTTATCCATCGACTTTATACATTTCTCATGGATTTACTTGGCTGGTGACCGCTTCTATTTTATGTTGTCCTCTCACGTTAATGAT AATCGTTTGGATTACAAACAAGTATGGAAAGAATGCACCAACTTGA
- the LOC120344345 gene encoding proton-coupled folate transporter-like isoform X3 translates to MYTKIVLYTSNAISSLIITAWSDSIGRKRALVFPLLGCLLSSTMQALIILFRLPLHFVVINALSYGLSGGYSTMIDVGTAYLSDTVQTEKRGRRYTILEVTSSLGGGLALMGTGYWIKYRGFVPSSFLLVGCSIVALILLPFLKTNKPGSHKLAAIEEVVQLKSEKLSVVGDETECTITEEKLDKNENSKQKPSVWIQIKEVKRIYSSDYSKCDICDDTTVNGKSLSECAHGGGYREGRVWRLWFYLMAFVTYMFVMNGIDIFQTMYFVSSPICFTPELVGAQNGIDACTIIFSPFIVIFYESILHMNSQTMLLTSITGRLLTSLLMFFANGATLVFVATSIGVFSSITTPYIRLRISSLVSTSEQGPTLALVSFATEIINASSVVFLVIYPSTLYISHGFTWLVTASILCCPLTLMIIVWITNKYGKNAPT, encoded by the exons ATGTACACGAAGATAGTTCTGTACACATCCAATGCAATTTCATCTTTAATTATAACAGCTTGGAGCGACAGCATTGGACGGAAACGAGCATTGGTCTTCCCTCTTTTGGGTTGTTTGCTTAGCTCGACTATGCAAGCATTGATCATATTATTCAG ATTGCCGCTGCATTTTGTTGTTATTAACGCCTTATCCTACGGCTTATCTGGTGGTTATTCGACTATGATCGACGTTGGTACTGCTTATCTCAGCGATACTGTTCAAACAGAAAAAAGAGGCAGGAG GTATACTATTTTGGAAGTTACATCGTCACTTGGTGGAGGTTTGGCGTTGATGGGAACTGGATACTGGATTAAATATCGCGGGTTTGTCCCGTCATCCTTCCTTCTTGTCGGTTGTAGCATTGTCGCCCTCATTTTGCTTCcttttctcaaaacaaataaaCCAGGGTCGCATAAGTTGGCCGCAATCGAGGAAGTCGTCCAATTAAAGTCTGAAAAACTTTCAGTTGTTGGAGATGAAACTGAATGTACAATTACTGAAGAGAAACttgacaaaaatgaaaattcaaaacaaaaaccgTCGGTTTGGATTCAAATTAAAGAAGTTAAAAGAATATATTCCTCGGATTATAGTAAATGCGATATTTGTGATGATACTACAGTTAATG GTAAATCTCTGAGCGAATGCGCACACGGAGGAGGATATAGGGAAGGACGGGTGTGGAGACTGTGGTTTTATTTAATGGCCTTTGTAACTTACATGTTTGTTATGAATGGAATCGATATTTTTCAAACAATGTATTTTGTCTCCAGCCCTATATGTTTTACTCCTGAACTTGTTGGAGCACAAAAC GGCATAGACGCATGCACCATTATATTCTCTCCTTTCATCGTCATTTTTTATGAGTCAATTCTACATATGAATAGTCAGACCATGTTATTAACTTCAATAACCGGGCGGCTTTTAACTTCACTGCTGATGTTTTTTGCAAATGGTGCTACATTAGTCTTCGTAG cCACAAGTATTGGCGTTTTCAGCAGTATAACTACTCCATACATCCGATTGAGAATCTCTAGTCTTGTGTCTACCTCTGAGCAAg GTCCCACTCTCGCATTAGTATCTTTTGCAACAGAAATCATCAACGCATCTTCTGTTGTATTTTTGGTGATTTATCCATCGACTTTATACATTTCTCATGGATTTACTTGGCTGGTGACCGCTTCTATTTTATGTTGTCCTCTCACGTTAATGAT AATCGTTTGGATTACAAACAAGTATGGAAAGAATGCACCAACTTGA
- the LOC120344368 gene encoding solute carrier family 35 member G1-like isoform X1 — protein MVSVVGIFCALLSALLYSIMLIFVKMIDLHPVQISLSRCAVQFLTILPYAQYKHNEVDITGPMGLKLLLCIRGLLGSSGMMFIYLAVDKLPAGNAITISYLRMVMVPFLARILLKESLSIYEIIFAFVALVGVVLIARPTFLFPISYEEEAASLSGIIFALLSALCMALSTIAVSKLGRKTHPALHIIYYSFWGVIMCLIILTAGGDMKYSCMNDLPMLFSFGIIGNLGQFLITIALQRERAGLVVVLHSTQIVFVYIMQVAFLGDVPSYLSLIGAALIFSTSIAIWVRKVINGKRELANT, from the exons ATGGTTTCAGTTGTCGGCATTTTTTGTGCTCTTCTCTCTGCTCTGCTATATTCTATCATGTTGATATTTGTAAAGATGATTGATTTGCATCCGGTACAAATAAGCCTATCTCGCTGTGCAGTACAATTTTTGACAATCTTACCATACGCACAGTATAAACATAATGAAGTGGATATAACGGGACCGATGGGACTAAAACTTCTACTGTGTATTAGAGGATTACTGGGTTCATCGGGAATGATGTTCATATACTTAGCAGTTGACAAGCTTCCCGCAGGAAACGCAATTACCATTTCCTATCTTCGCATGGTCATGGTGCCATTTCTGGCACGAATTCTGTTAAAGGAGAGTTTATCTATCTATGagattatttttgcttttgttgCTCTCGTGGGCGTTGTTCTCATCGCCAGACCAACATTTTTATTTCCTATAAGCTACGAGGAGGAAGCAGCGAGTTTGTCGGGAATCATTTTCGCATTGTTGTCAGCGCTATGCATGGCTTTGTCGACCATCGCTGTTAGCAAACTTGGACGAAAAACCCATCCGGCTCTTCACATCATATATTATAGTTTTTGGGGTGTAATTATGTGTCTCATAATTTTGACTGCAGGTGGAGACATGAAATACTCATGCATGAACGATTTACCTATGTTGTTTTCCTTTGGAATAATTGGAAATTTGGGACAGTTTCTTATCACTATTGCCCTGCAAAGAGAGCGAGCAGGACTTGTCGTTGTTCTTCATTCAACTCAGATTGTTTTCGTATACATTATGCAG GTTGCATTTCTTGGTGATGTTCCTTCATATTTAAGTTTGATTGGCGCTGCTCTCATCTTCTCGACTAGCATCGCCATATGGGTCAGAAAAGTAATAAATGGAAAAAGAGAACTTGCGAATACATAA
- the LOC120344368 gene encoding solute carrier family 35 member G1-like isoform X2 codes for MVSVVGIFCALLSALLYSIMLIFVKMIDLHPVQISLSRCAVQFLTILPYAQYKHNEVDITGPMGLKLLLCIRGLLGSSGMMFIYLAVDKLPAGNAITISYLRMVMVPFLARILLKESLSIYEIIFAFVALVGVVLIARPTFLFPISYEEEAASLSGIIFALLSALCMALSTIAVSKLGRKTHPALHIIYYSFWGVIMCLIILTAGGDMKYSCMNDLPMLFSFGIIGNLGQFLITIALQRERAGLVVVLHSTQIVFVYIMQTNGNKTKTS; via the exons ATGGTTTCAGTTGTCGGCATTTTTTGTGCTCTTCTCTCTGCTCTGCTATATTCTATCATGTTGATATTTGTAAAGATGATTGATTTGCATCCGGTACAAATAAGCCTATCTCGCTGTGCAGTACAATTTTTGACAATCTTACCATACGCACAGTATAAACATAATGAAGTGGATATAACGGGACCGATGGGACTAAAACTTCTACTGTGTATTAGAGGATTACTGGGTTCATCGGGAATGATGTTCATATACTTAGCAGTTGACAAGCTTCCCGCAGGAAACGCAATTACCATTTCCTATCTTCGCATGGTCATGGTGCCATTTCTGGCACGAATTCTGTTAAAGGAGAGTTTATCTATCTATGagattatttttgcttttgttgCTCTCGTGGGCGTTGTTCTCATCGCCAGACCAACATTTTTATTTCCTATAAGCTACGAGGAGGAAGCAGCGAGTTTGTCGGGAATCATTTTCGCATTGTTGTCAGCGCTATGCATGGCTTTGTCGACCATCGCTGTTAGCAAACTTGGACGAAAAACCCATCCGGCTCTTCACATCATATATTATAGTTTTTGGGGTGTAATTATGTGTCTCATAATTTTGACTGCAGGTGGAGACATGAAATACTCATGCATGAACGATTTACCTATGTTGTTTTCCTTTGGAATAATTGGAAATTTGGGACAGTTTCTTATCACTATTGCCCTGCAAAGAGAGCGAGCAGGACTTGTCGTTGTTCTTCATTCAACTCAGATTGTTTTCGTATACATTATGCAG acaaatggaaacaaaaCAAAGACAAGTtaa
- the LOC120344352 gene encoding proton-coupled folate transporter-like isoform X4, which translates to MDEHKRELDLTALMAKLRCPHVELLVFFVCCTIYSSDTILNEFIYQVVSERNNFTTDHTLNYCADNFKQSEVRRIVAEETSRWGMYERVAQRISNVVAALVITSASDQIGRKKALLFPVLGTVISSTLQTCIIKFKLPLFFIVINGFFEGAFGAYAVLIDLCTVYITDTVSLENRGKRLTILEVFSHFGGGISLLGTGFWIKYQGFVPPSLFLVSCSCVGLVLLAFLPSKNIVSRYQENEDAVNLLTTDRKEEPELNSTTKTNLGIWIQAKIFWEICSSDKSVCHICIQGNTKLCSHAKNIHRGRVWRLWLYIIAYALYMFVVNGIELFQTMFFISRPICFTPELVGAQNSLDASSIIFSIFLVIFYENVLHMESQAILLTAMFARFTTSLLMFCSSEATLIFIATSIGPFSNITSPYLRRGISSLVSSFEQESYG; encoded by the exons ATGGACGAGCACAAAAGAGAATTAGATTTAACAG CCTTAATGGCAAAGTTACGATGTCCTCATGTTGAACTacttgtattttttgtttgctGTACAATCTACTCTTCGGAcacaattttgaatgaattcatTTATCAG GTCGTTTCAGAAAGGAACAATTTCACCACAGATCATACATTAAATTACTGCGCTGACAACTTTAAACAGTCAGAAGTAAGAAGAATTGTAGCGGAAGAAACATCAAG GTGGGGTATGTATGAAAGAGTGGCTCAGCGAATCTCCAACGTCGTGGCAGCTTTGGTAATTACTTCAGCAAGTGACCAGATCGGACGTAAGAAAGCGCTGCTTTTTCCAGTCTTGGGAACAGTGATATCTTCAACACTTCAGACATGTATAATCAAGTTTAA ATTACCACTGTTTTTTATTGTCATTAATGGGTTTTTTGAAGGAGCGTTTGGTGCTTATGCCGTCCTCATAGATTTGTGTACCGTCTATATCACCGATACTGTGTCGTTAGAAAACAGAGGGAAAAG ACTTACAATATTGGAAGTATTTTCACATTTCGGCGGAGGAATTTCTCTTCTCGGTACCGGATTTTGGATCAAGTATCAAGGCTTCGTTCCCCCATCATTGTTTCTAGTTTCTTGCAGTTGCGTTGGATTAGTTTTACTCGCATTTCTTCCATCCAAGAATATCGTCTCAAGATATCAGGAGAATGAAGACGCAGTCAATTTACTAACAACAGATAGAAAGGAAGAGCCCGAGTTAAATTCTACAACAAAAACTAATTTGGGCATTTGGATACAAGCGAAGATATTTTGGGAAATATGTTCAAGTGATAAAAGCGTATGTCATATTTGTATACAAG GAAATACTAAATTGTGTTCGCACGCTAAAAATATACACAGGGGCCGTGTATGGAGATTGTGGTTATATATTATCGCTTATGCGTTGTATATGTTTGTGGTAAAcggaattgaactttttcaaaCAATGTTCTTCATTTCTCGACCAATTTGTTTTACTCCAGAACTTGTCGGAGCCCAGAAT AGTCTCGACGCTTCGTCcattattttctcaatattccttgtcattttttatgaaaacGTACTTCATATGGAAAGTCAGGCAATATTACTAACTGCAATGTTTGCTCGTTTCACTACGTCGCTATTGATGTTTTGTTCGAGTGAAGCTACTCTTATATTTATTG